CCCGACCCGTTTCAATGGTCAGCGGACGACCATTGAAACGGGTCGGGTGGCCAAACAGTCACATGGGGCGGTGTGGATGCAGTACGGTGAAACCATTGTGCTGGTGGCTGCCGTTTCCGATAACAAACCTTCGGATTTTGATTTTTTTCCGCTTCAAGTCGATTATCGCGAAAAGATGTATGCTGGGGGGCGCATTCCCGGCAACTTTTTTAAGCGAGAAGGGGCACCTTCAACAACGGAGAAATTGCATGCGCGTTTGATTGATCATCAAATCAGGCCCCTATTCCCGGGAGCTTATGACTTTGAAACGCAGGTTTATGTCACTGTATTGTCTTTTGATGGTGAAAACGATCCTGCAGTGCTCTCGATGACAGGTGCGTCGGCTGCACTGTGCATTTCTGATATTCCGTTTGACGGTCCCATCGGCGCTGTGTGTGTTGGGCGAGTCGATGGAGAATTTGTGGTCAACCCCACACTTACCCAACTCGAAGAAAGCGATGTCCACCTGATGGTTTCGGGCAATCGCGAGTCCATTATTTCAGTTGAAGGCGATTTTCACGAAGTAGCTGACGGTGATGTCGTAGAAGCACTGCGCGTCGCCCATCAAGGCATTGTACAACTGATTGAATTACAGGATGATCTGGTTGCGCGCGTTGGGAAAGCCAAGCGGTCTTACGACGAGCCTGAAGAAAACGAAACGCTTGTCACTGCTGTTGCCGAACGCGCTTCAGAGCAGATTCACGCAGCCAATCGCATGCCGGATAAGTTGGCGCGTGCAGAGACGTTATTCGCGATTCGCGCCGAGGTGCGAGAAGCACTCGCCGAAGACTTTGAAGACGATGAAATTGGCGGCGAGATAGATCGATTGATCAAAAAGGATATGCGCGCGATGATCCTTGCGGAAAATCAGCGCATTGATGGACGCGACCTCAACCAGGTACGGCCCATTGACATCGATCTGAGTGTATTGCCTCGCGCACATGGGTCCGCTATTTTTACGCGCGGGCAGACGCAGGCTTTGTGCATTGCGACGCTCGGGAGCAAGATGGACACCCGAATGGTAGATGATCTCGAAGGCAAATCGTTTAAGAGCTTTATGCTCGATTACAACTTTCCCAACTACAGTGTAGGTGAAACGGGGCGGATCGCAGCGCCCGGCCGTCGTGAAGTCGGTCACGGTGCTTTGGCCGAAAAGGCACTTGAGCCTGTTGTGCCCAGTGAAGAGCATTTTCCATATACGATCCGGCTGGTTTCCGAGATTTTAGAATCCAACAGTTCTTCTTCAATGGCCACGGTGTGTGGCGGTTCTCTCGCTTTGATGGATGCGGGCGTGCCCATTAAAAGCCATGTTGCCGGGGCTGGTGTAGGGCTGGTCATGGAAGGGGATCAGTGGGCGGTTCTCACAGATATTTTAGGCGAAGAAGATCATTTGGGCGATATGGACCTCAAAATAGCGGGAACGCGATCGGGTCTGACTGCGATCCAGATGGATATTAAGATCGGCGGTATAAGTTTTGAGATTCTCAATACGGCATTTGCTCGCGCCCGAGACGCATTAAATCATATTCTCGATCTTATGGAAGAAGCTATTTCTGCGCCGAGAACGAGCTTGTCGGAATACGCGCCGCGCATTTTGTCTATCCGGATTGATCCCGCAAAAATCGGTGCGGTTATTGGTCCGGGCGGGAAGACCATTCGCAGTATTGAAGAGACAGGCGCGACGGTTTCAGTTGAGGATGATGGACTGGTTACGGTCACCTCTTTAGATGCGCAAGCCGGTGAAACCGCAATGGGTATGGTTGAAGCTCTCGTCGAAGAGCCAGAGGTTGGGCGAATCTATGATGGCACAGTGCGCCGGATCACGGACTTTGGCGCCTTTGTCGAAATATTGCCGGGTAAGGATGGGCTTTGCCATATTTCCGAGCTTGAACATCACCGGGTGCGCAAGGTAAACGACGTACTCAGTGAAGGCGAAAAAGTTCAGGTCAAAGTGATCGCTATCGACGATCAGGGCAAAATTCGACTGAGCCGCAAAGTACTTATCGATAAACCCAATGGTGATTCAAATCAGCAGGGTAGGCAACGCGCGCCCCGAAGATCGTGAGATTTGCATACACGCGAAAAAAAACACAAGGCGATCGGTGGGCAAGCAAGTGATACCCGGTCGTCTTTCGTTTTTTACTCTCAGGGAAATATATATGCCAGATATCATCAGGATAAACGACGTAAGTGCATGGGAAGATAAAGAAGTTGTGATCGAGGGATGGCTGTACAACAAACGATCAAGTGGAAAATTGCACTTTCTTCAGATCAGAGATGGCTCTGGTACGATTCAGTGTGTGGTCTTTCAGGGCGATGTACCGCCAGACGTCTTTGAACAGGCTTCAGACCTGGGGCAAGAGTCGTCCCTGCGCGTGACGGGTGTGGTTCGGGCCGATGCGCGTTCACCCATCGGCTTTGAAATTGGCGTCAGCGATATCGAAATTGTGCATCGCGCAGAGGATTATCCGATTACGCCCAAAGAACACGGTACGGCATTTTTGATGGATCATCGCCATTTGTGGCTGCGCTCATCGCGCCAGTACGCCATTTTAAGCGTGCGTGCCGAAATTGTCAAAGCCTGCCGCGATTATTACGACAATAATGGTTTCACACTTATTGACGCGCCCATTTTTACACCGTCGTCCTGCGAAGGTACCAGCACGCTTTTTGAAACCGATTATTTCGATGAGAAAGCATATCTGACACAGAGTGGTCAGCTATATATGGAAGCAGCAGCTATGGCTTTTGGAAAGGTGTACTGTTTTGGCCCGACCTTTCGCGCTGAGAAATCCAAGACGCGGCGTCATTTGACTGAATTCTGGATGGTCGAGCCAGAAGTGGCCTATATGGACCTATCGGGTAATATGGATCTGGCTGAAGACTTTATCTGTTGTGTTGTTCAGCGCGTGATAGAAACCTGTCGGTCTGAACTTGTGACCTTGCAACGCGATCTCGCGCCCCTACAACGGGTGCAAAAACCATTTCCCAGGATATCTTATTCGGATGCACATGAGTTGCTAAAAGACGCGGGTCGCAATCACACCTGGGGGGAGGATTTTGGTGCTGAGGATGAAACCGTGTTGGCCAATGCACACGATCGCCCCGTGATTGTGCATCGGTATCCGGCAGCTTGCAAAGCTTTTTATATGAAGGGGGATCCGGAAGATTCTCAACTGGCATTGTGTATGGATGTGTTGGCTCCCGAAGGATATGGAGAAATCGTCGGTGGGGGACAGCGCGAGGACGATCTGGAGGTCTTACGGCAGAAGCTCGCCGAACACGGTCTTGACGAGGCGCCGTTCCAGTGGTACCTGGACCTCAGGCACTATGGATCGGTGCCACATTCCGGTTTTGGATTGGG
The nucleotide sequence above comes from Gemmatimonadota bacterium. Encoded proteins:
- a CDS encoding polyribonucleotide nucleotidyltransferase — its product is MFGHPTRFNGQRTTIETGRVAKQSHGAVWMQYGETIVLVAAVSDNKPSDFDFFPLQVDYREKMYAGGRIPGNFFKREGAPSTTEKLHARLIDHQIRPLFPGAYDFETQVYVTVLSFDGENDPAVLSMTGASAALCISDIPFDGPIGAVCVGRVDGEFVVNPTLTQLEESDVHLMVSGNRESIISVEGDFHEVADGDVVEALRVAHQGIVQLIELQDDLVARVGKAKRSYDEPEENETLVTAVAERASEQIHAANRMPDKLARAETLFAIRAEVREALAEDFEDDEIGGEIDRLIKKDMRAMILAENQRIDGRDLNQVRPIDIDLSVLPRAHGSAIFTRGQTQALCIATLGSKMDTRMVDDLEGKSFKSFMLDYNFPNYSVGETGRIAAPGRREVGHGALAEKALEPVVPSEEHFPYTIRLVSEILESNSSSSMATVCGGSLALMDAGVPIKSHVAGAGVGLVMEGDQWAVLTDILGEEDHLGDMDLKIAGTRSGLTAIQMDIKIGGISFEILNTAFARARDALNHILDLMEEAISAPRTSLSEYAPRILSIRIDPAKIGAVIGPGGKTIRSIEETGATVSVEDDGLVTVTSLDAQAGETAMGMVEALVEEPEVGRIYDGTVRRITDFGAFVEILPGKDGLCHISELEHHRVRKVNDVLSEGEKVQVKVIAIDDQGKIRLSRKVLIDKPNGDSNQQGRQRAPRRS
- the asnS gene encoding asparagine--tRNA ligase, producing the protein MPDIIRINDVSAWEDKEVVIEGWLYNKRSSGKLHFLQIRDGSGTIQCVVFQGDVPPDVFEQASDLGQESSLRVTGVVRADARSPIGFEIGVSDIEIVHRAEDYPITPKEHGTAFLMDHRHLWLRSSRQYAILSVRAEIVKACRDYYDNNGFTLIDAPIFTPSSCEGTSTLFETDYFDEKAYLTQSGQLYMEAAAMAFGKVYCFGPTFRAEKSKTRRHLTEFWMVEPEVAYMDLSGNMDLAEDFICCVVQRVIETCRSELVTLQRDLAPLQRVQKPFPRISYSDAHELLKDAGRNHTWGEDFGAEDETVLANAHDRPVIVHRYPAACKAFYMKGDPEDSQLALCMDVLAPEGYGEIVGGGQREDDLEVLRQKLAEHGLDEAPFQWYLDLRHYGSVPHSGFGLGIERTVAWICGLSHVRETIPFPRLLQRLYP